One segment of Tenrec ecaudatus isolate mTenEca1 chromosome 1, mTenEca1.hap1, whole genome shotgun sequence DNA contains the following:
- the UBE2T gene encoding ubiquitin-conjugating enzyme E2 T — MQRATRLKRELSLLATEPPPGITCWQEDQMDDLRAQILGGANTPYAKGVFKLEVIIPERYPFEPPQIRFLTPIYHPNIDSAGRICLDVLKLPPKGAWRPSLNLATVLTSIQLLMSEPNPDDPLMADISSEYKYNKPIFLKNARDWTEKHARQRQKADEEERLDSPPEAGGEPETNNETRKRKASRLGGTEKKFHPDV; from the exons ATGCAGAGAGCCACGCGTCTGAAGAGGGAGCTGAGCCTGTTAGCCACAGAGCCACCCCCAGGCATCACCTGCTGGCAAGAGGACCAGATGGACGACCTTCGAGCTC aaatattAGGTGGGGCCAACACACCGTATGCAAAAGGTGTTTTCAAGCTGGAAGTGATCATTCCCGAGAG GTACCCATTTGAGCCGCCTCAGATCCGATTTCTGACTCCAATCTATCATCCCAACATTGATTCTGCTGGAAGGATTTGTCTGGATGTTCTCAAACTGCCACCAAAA GGTGCCTGGAGGCCATCCCTCAACCTGGCCACTGTGCTGACTTCCATTCAGCTGCTTATGTCAGAGCCCAACCCTGACGACCCACTCATGGCTGACATA TCCTcagaatataaatataataagCCGATCTTCCTCAAGAATGCCAGGGACTGGACGGAGAAGCATGCAAGACAGAGGCAGAAG GCTGATGAGGAGGAGCGCCTGGACAGTCCACCAGAGGCCGGCGGTGAGCCAGAAACAAACAACGAAACTCGGAAAAGGAAAGCCAGCCGCCTGGGGGGCACAGAAAAGAAGTTTCACCCTGACGTTTAG